The DNA region CATGTTAATAGCTATTGATAATGGTTTCCAAACCTGTATTATGGCTCCTACCGAGATCCTGGCCAACCAGCATTATCAAACCATTAAAAGCCTCGTGGGCGATGATTTCATTGAAGTAGCCTTATTAACCGGTTCAACCAGGCAAAAGGACCGTAAGGTATTGCATCAGAAGCTTGAAGAAGGTATACTTAAAATACTGGTTGGCACACACGCCCTTATTGAAGACAAAGTACAGTTTAAAAATCTTGGCTTTGTGGTAATTGATGAACAACACCGCTTTGGTGTGGAGCAGCGGGCCAAACTTTGGCGAAAAAACGCTGTTCCGCCGCATATATTGGTGATGACGGCTACACCTATCCCCCGTACACTGGCCATGACACTATATGGCGACCTTGATGTGTCAGTTATTGACCAGTTGCCGGCCGGGCGTAAGCCTATCCAAACGGTTCATTTTTATGAAAATCAGCGCTTGCGGATGTTTGGTTTTATGAAACGGGAGATAGCATTGGACAGGCAGATCTATGTAGTATATCCGCTGATCCAGGAAAGTGAAAAGCTCGACCTTAAAAACCTGCAGGACGGTATCGAGGCCATGTCGCGCGAGTTTCCGCTGCCTGACTACCGGCTTAGTATTGTACACGGCAAAATGAAGCCTGCCGAGAAAGATTTTGAAATGCAGCGTTTTATTAAAGGCGAAACGCAGATCATGGTGGCCACTACCGTAATAGAAGTAGGGGTAAACGTACCAAATGCTTCGGTGATGATCATTGAAAATGCCGAGCGTTTTGGGCTATCGCAATTGCACCAGCTAAGAGGCCGGGTTGGGCGCGGGGCGGAACAATCCTATTGTATTTTGATGAGCAGTCACAAATTGAGCAACGACGGCAAGATCAGGCTGGACACCATGGTAAAAACCAACAATGGTTTTGAAATTTCGGAGATAGATCTGCAGTTGCGGGGGCCCGGCAATATTGAAGGCACCCAGCAAAGTGGCGTAGTTGATCTGAAACTGGCCAACCTGGCTACCGATCAGGAGTTACTTTTCAAGGTACGCAAATGTGTTGAAACCATTTTTGAAAAAGACCCGCAACTGGCGCATCCTGAAAACCAGATTTTGCATCATGCCTTTGAAGTAAAGAACGCAGGGTTGAGTTGGGATAAGATATCTTAAGGGATTAATCGTCATCATTTTGCTTTTTTGTTTGTATGACGAGTAAAAACAGATGTCATGGGTTGGCTCTCGAAGCATGGTGGGGGCCTCTGCGCGCGACCCTTCGGCAGGCTCAGGAGGGCCAGGCCAGCCCACCCCGTAGTTATTGGTTTTTTAGCGTTTTGTGGTTTGAATGCCTTCTTTTAATTATAGTTCCCGCCGCTCTTCGCTCTTTACTGCTCAAATAGTACATTTGTTAAAACTGATCTTACTATTTATATATGAAGAAATTTACTTTATTATTTTCTGTTGCTGCATTGCTGTGCACACAAGTTAAGGCACAGGACTCATTAGCTATCCGCAAAATGTATGACGAAGCATTGGTTAACGGCCGGTGTTATGAAAATCTCCATTATTTGTGCAAAAACATAGGTCAGCGCCTCAGCGGCTCTGCCAATGCTCAAAAGGCTGTCGACTGGAGTAAAGAGCTGATGGATGGTTATGGTTTCGATAAAGTTTACCTGCAGGAAGTAATGGTGCCGCATTGGGTACGCGGAGCGAAAGAGGAGGCCGCTATTATTGATGGCAAAACCCGCATCCCGGTACCAATTGTTGCCCTGGGTATGTCAATAGCAACGCCTAAAGCAGGTATTACAGCTAATGTTATCGAGGTTAACAGCATAAAAGAACTTGAGGGTCTTGGCGAGAGTGTGGTGAAAGGAAAGATCGTTTTCTTTAACCGCGCGTTCGATCCGCGTTTTATTGAAACAGGTATGGCCTACGGCACAGCAGGCGATCAGCGTTTTATGGGACCGGCCGTAGCCGCCAAACTTGGTGCAGCCGGTGTAATAGTACGTTCGCTTACTGAAATCATCGATGATTATCCGCATACCGGCGCTACCCTTGCTGCACCGGGCAGCAAAATGATTCCGGCCGCGGCCATCTCTACAAAAGCAGCCAATAAGTTGAGCGCTATGCTTAAGTTGAGGAAATTCCCGGCGGCAAAATTATACTTTAAGCAAAATTGCGAGTTACTGCCTGATGTGAAATCATATAACGTTATTGGCGAAATAACCGGCTCTGAAAATCCTAACAAATTTATTACCGTTGGCGGCCACCTTGATTCATGGGATTTGGCCGAAGGTGCACATGACGACGGTACCGGAGTCATGCAGTCGGTTGAAGTATTGCGCATTTTTAAGGCAGTAGGTTATAAACCTAAAAACTCGGTACGCGCCGTGCTTTTCATGAACGAGGAGAATGGTCATAAAGGCGGCACTAAATACGCCGAACTGGCTGCCCAAAACAAGGAGCAACACATTGCGGCAATCGAAACAGACGAAGGCGGCTTTACGCCTCGTGGATTCAGCTTTGCCAATGTATCAAAAGATTTTATCAAAAAGGTAAACGATAACTTCAAATCAATACTGGAACCTTACGATGTTGACAAGTTGACCATAGGTGGTGCAGGAACTGATATCGAGCCGATGAAAGAAACTTTACCAGGCGTAGTACTGATCGGCTTTCGCCCGGATTCACAACGATATTTCGACTTGCACCATACCGCTAAAGACGTTTTTGAAAACGTGAACAAACGTGAGCTTGAACTGGGTGCGGCTGGCATGGCAGCGTTAATTTATTTGATAGATCAGCACGGATTGTAAGGAACCCTGATTTTTAGGATTAGAAGATGGGCGTGAACCCTGGCCATTTGTATAAAATTCATGATAATCCTCTAATCCTAAAAATCAAGGTTCAAAAATAGCTACCTTTGCGGCACATCTAAAAAATAATAAATAGTGACCGAAGAAGGCGATAGTAAACCCCGGAAAGTAGACTCCTTTGCAGCATTGCGTTATAAAGATTTCAGATCTTACATAGGCATGCGTTTTTGTTTCACCTTTGCATATTCCATGCAAGCCGTAGTCCTCGGCTTTTATATTTACAGTATCACCCATAGTAAAATAGCCCTCGGCCTTATTGGCTTGTGCGAGGCTATTCCGGCTATTGGTATTGCTTTGTACGGCGGCTATATCGCCGATAAATCTGAAAAGCGAAAAATGCTTTTGCTGATCTTTAGTGGAGTGTTACTGACATCCCTGGTGATGTTTACCGTAACACTCAAAAGCATGAGCGGTATTATTCATACTGGTTGGATTGTACCTATTATGTACGCTATGATATTTTGTAATGGTGTGGCGCGTGCCTTTTATGGCCCGGCAACATTCACCATTTACGCTAACAGTATCCCAAAAGAATTGTATCCAAATGGCAGTACCTGGAGCAGTAGCAGCTGGCAGGTGGCATCTATTTTGGGCCCGGCAGCAGGTGGTTTAATATACGGTTATGCGGATAAAGTAATACCGGGCTTAAGTGGTATTACCGCTACGTTTAGCTGTATCCTATTTTTATTATTAGTATCACTGGTATTGGTATACATGCTGCGTCAATATCCGGCGCAATATGTTCCTAAAGAAAGTATCTGGAAAAGCCTTTCGGAAGGGATTCATTTTGTGTTTGGAAACAAAATGATGATCGGCGCTATGAGCCTCGATCTGTTTTCGGTATTTTTTGGTGGTGCGGTGGCTTTGCTGCCTGTTTTTGCCAATGAAATATTAAAAGTAGGTGCTGAGGGACTGGGTATCATGAGGGCGATGTCATCATTAGGGGCGGTGTTAACTATGTTGGTGATGACACGTTTTTCGCCGATGGGCAAGCCGTGGCGTAACCTGCTTATTGCGGTGACCGGTTTTGGTTTGTCAATCATATGTTTTGGTTTATCAACTAATTTTTACCTCTCGCTATTATTTATATTTACTGAAGGAGCTTTTGATAGCATCAGTGTGATCATTCGTGGTACACTGATGCAACTTTTAACGCCTGATCATATGCGCGGCAGGGTATCGGCCGTGAACCAAATGTTTATCGGTTCCTCAAACGAGATTGGTGCTTTTGAATCGGGTACTGCTGCGCAACTGCTGGGTACAGTTCCCTCGGTGTTATTTGGTGGGAGCATGACGATGATTATAGTTGGCATTACTTATCTGAAAACTAAGAAATTGATCCCGTTATCATTACAGCAGATCCATGCGCCGGGTGAAGAGGGGATAAAGGAGGCGTAAAGTCGTTCCTCAACACGGCAAAAGCAGATGTCATGCTGAGCTTGTCGAAGCATGGTGGGCAGGCCTCTGCGCGCGAGTCTTCGACAGGCTCAGACTGACAGGTCAACTTTAAGCCAATTATCATGAATTTTTCATGTAGCCAGCATTATTTTTAAGCTATCCCCTTGTTTTGCTGCATTATAAATTCACATCTTTACGTTGCCAAAAAACGGCATCATCAAATCAATAAACAATAAAACAACTCACCCTTACAAACAATGAAAAAGGTAATATTAGTAACAGGAGCATCTTCTGGTATTGGCTTAGCTTGTGCCAGTGCATTGCAGGCGGCAGGCCATACGGTTTACGGCTCATCACGTAACCTCGACCGCATGAAATCTGTATCGTTTAAACCTGTTCAACTTGATGTTACCGACGATGCTTCGGTAAAGGCAGCAATCGACACCATTATTAAGGCCGAAGGAAAAATTGACGTATTGGTGAACAATGCCGGCAACGGTGTAACTGGTCCGGCTTATGCTATGCCGGTTGAGAGCGCCAAGCAGCAATTTGAGGTTAATTTTTTTGGTGTGATCCGTGTTAGTTCGGCAGTATTGCCGGGTATGATCGAAAAAGGCCAGGGCCTTATTGTAAACATCAGCTCATTGGCCGGTTTATTCGGTTTGCCATACCAGGGTATGTATAGCGCTTCTAAATACGCTATCGAAGGTTATTCGCAAAGCTTGAGGATGGAACTGCGTAATACTGGAGTTAAAGTAACGCTGCTTAACCCAGGGGATTTTAAATCTGACTTTAGCCAAAACCGCGCTAAAATTAAATTCCCTATCAAAAACGATAAACTGGAAACTGAATACAACGCAGCTGTTGCCGCTATGGAGAAAGACGAAAGCATCGCCCCAAGTCCGGAATCGTTAGCTAAAAAACTGGTTTCGATAGTAGCTTCATCAAGCCCTAAACACCGTTACCTTGTTGGGCAGGTTGGCCAAACTATTGTGCCTACGTTAAAAGCGATTTTACCGGGCGGTTTGTTTGAGAAATTGATGAATGATCATTACGGGATAAAATAGTGACCTGATTATACGCTTGTATAATATATAAAGGGACATTCTACAATGCAGAATGTCCCTTTGCTTTTTTCACTGCTACGCTAAACCCGCGGCAGATTGTTGTTTATGGTTTACTCAAACCAATTTCTGCCATTATCCAATCGAATAAGCATATCTAAAAAAGATGTGCCGATTTCAATAAAGTATTTTTCTTCTTCATTAAGAAAATCTGAAAGAATGATACGATGAGTTCCATCTTTTCTAAATTGGATGCCAATGAATTCGCCTCCGCCGTTGGTGCCAATACCTAATATACCAGGCCTGTATTCAGGAAATTCATAACCATCATTTGCTTCTGCAAGTTCTTCGCCTGGCCATAGGCGCACAAAGTTTTCGCCAATAAACTCTCCAAACGGTCCGTAATTTTCGAGGTAATATTTATAGTCTTCAGGTAGTTGAAAAGGAAGGGCGTTTAAAATATTCTGTTCCAAAGGTTTTGACCTCCGTTCAAACCCGTATTTATTTAATAGGTATTGAAGTTTTTCTATTATATATAGCATCTTATACAACCGCAATTAAGAAATAAAAGCAAAGGCCGCATCAATTGTGTTAGATGCGACCTTTAGATGAAGTTTTTACGCTGTCAACTTCTTATACTTGATCCTTTTCGGAGCAACATCGCCCAAACGTTTCTTCCTGTTTTCTTCATAATCAGAATAGTTGCCTTCAAAGAAGTAAACCTGTGAGTTACCTTCAAAGGCCAGGATATGCGTACAGATACGGTCAAGGAACCAGCGGTCGTGGCTGATCACTACGGCACAGCCGCCAAAGTTTTCCAGTGCCTCTTCCAATGCACGTAGGGTGTTTACGTCGATATCGTTGGTTGGCTCATCCAGCAGCAATACGTTTGATCCTTTTTTGAGTGTGATGGAAAGATGTACACGGTTACGCTCTCCGCCTGATAGTACACCTACCTTTTTCTGCTGATCGGCACCGTTAAAGTTAAACTTGGATACATATGCCCTTGAGTTAAGCGGGCGGTTACCCACCATAATAGTTTCCAAACCACCGGTTACGTTTTCCCAAACAGATTTGTTAGGGTCAAGATCATCATGCATCTGGTCAACATAGCCTAAAGCAACCGTTTCACCTACACGGAAAGTACCGGCATCGGGCTGATCCTGCCCGGTGATTAAACGGAACAGGGTGGTTTTACCGGCGCCGTTAGGGCCTATGATACCAACTATACCTGCTGGTGGCAAAGAGAAGCTCAGGTTATCGAACAATAATTTATCGCCATAAGATTTACTTACGTTATTGGCCTCGATCACTACGTTACCCAAACGCGGACCTGGCGGAATGAACAGCTCCAGTTTTTCTTCACGTTCTTTAGTCTCCTCGGATGCCAGTTTTTCGTAATTACCTAAACGTGCTTTTGATTTAGCGTGGCGGCCTTTAGGGCCCATGCGTACCCACTCCAGCTCGCGTTCCAGGGTTTTCTGACGTTTGCTTTCGCTCTTTTCTTCCTGGGCCAAACGTTTGGCTTTTTGATCAAGCCATGAGGAATAATTTCCTTTCCATGGGATACCTTCTCCACGGTCAAGCTCCAGGATCCAGCCGGCTACGTTGTCGAGGAAATACCTGTCGTGCGTTACCGCGATAACTGTTCCCTTATATTGTTGTAAATGTTGTTCCAGCCAATCAATAGATTCAGCATCAAGGTGGTTGGTAGGTTCATCCAGCAACAAAACATCCGGTTCTTTTAATAACAGGCGACATAATGCCACACGACGGCGCTCGCCTCCTGATAGTACTGAAATTTTGGTATCAGGCTCCGGGCAGCGGAGGGCATCCATTGCGCGTTCCAGTTTGCTGTCCAATTCCCAGGCGTTTACAGCATCAATTTTATCCTGCAATTCACCCTGGCGGTTCATGAGTTTCTCCATGGCATCGGCATCTTCGTAATATTCAGGAAGACCGAATTTTTCGTTGATCTCCTCGTACTCCTTTAATAAGGCAGTAGTTTCAGAAACACCTTCCTCAACTATTTCGCGCACGGTTTTTTCAGGGTCAAGTTCCGGTTCCTGGCTCAGGTAGCCAACGGTATAACCCGGTGAAAACACCACTTCGCCTATATTAGTTTTATCAATACCTGCAATAATTTTGAGCAATGACGATTTACCGGAACCATTTAAACCGATAACGCCAATTTTTGCGCCGTAAAAAAACGACAGGTATATGTTTTTTAATACTGTTTTTTGCGGGGGATAAACTTTGCTAACCCCGGCCATTGAAAAAATTATCTTTTCGTCTGCCATTATAATTGGATCAATAAATAGAAATTCAAATATGGCTAAAATAGATGAAACGGAAGCTGTAGATTAATGATTTGGGGGATAGTAATTTTAAGTTGTTTTTTGAGTTATAATGTTAATTTAAATTTAATTGAATCTTAAGCGAAGGGCACAACCATCACTACGGGTTTCCCGTATATAAGTTATATGACGATACCTGATGGCTAATGCCTAATTGTCATGTTTATGACGAAATGCCTTAAAAGGTGGAAATGTTATTAAATATTTGAAATTTGTTTAAACTTTTTTAGGATATTTATATCAAACAGGTAAGTTTCGTTCGTATATTGTAAAAAAAATGCTTGTTAGCGGGCTTTTCAGATAAAAACTGTTGATTGATGCCAAACTTTGATACATTGCGTATCATTACAATGTCTGTTTCTGCAAAGCATTAAATGTTGGCAATATTGTTGATGAAAGTAAACAGGCGTCGTAATTTGTAAAAACATAATTTATACATTAGGGCGTTCAATAATTAGAAAGGTATATATGGAAGCTAAATTTTCGCCGAGGGTAAAGGATGTTATTCAATATAGCAGGGAAGAGGCATTACGCCTTGGGCATGACTATATTGGTACTGAACATCTTTTGCTTGGGCTTATCCGCGATGGGGATGGTGTAGCAATTAAATTGCTGAAGGGATTGAACGTTGATACCGCAAAACTTCGCCGCGCCGTTGAGGATGCAGTAAAGGGAACTATTGGAACAAACGTACATATCGGTAGCATCCCGTTAACAAAACAGGCCGAGAAGGTATTGAAGATAACTTATCTGGAAGCCAAAATATTTAAAAGCGATGTGATTGGTACAGAGCACCTGCTGCTGTCTATCCTTCGCGATGAAGACAACATTGCCTCACAGATCCTGGTACAGTTTAACGTAAACTACGAGGTATTTAAAGGGGAAGTTGAATCACATAAAAATGATGTTACTGACGAAATGCCGGGATCACCTACAGGCGGCGACGATGATTTTAAAGAAGAAGAGTCATTTAGCCAGCCTAAAAAAGTATCTGACATTAAATCAAAAACACCGGTGCTTGATAACTTTGGCCGCGATTTAACCCGCGCCGCCGAAGATGGCAAGCTTGACCCTATTGTTGGTCGTGAAAAAGAGATCGAAAGGGTATCACAGATTCTATCGCGCCGTAAAAAGAACAATCCTATACTAATAGGTGAACCGGGCGTAGGTAAATCGGCCATTGCCGAAGGCCTTGCATTACGCATTGTTCAGCGCAAAGTATCACGTGTATTGTTCAATAAGCGTGTAGTTACACTTGATTTAGCCTCATTGGTTGCCGGTACCAAATACCGCGGCCAGTTTGAAGAGCGTATGAAAGCGGTAATGAACGAATTGGAAAAATCACCTGATGTAATTTTATTTATTGACGAGATCCATACTATTGTAGGTGCTGGTGGTGCTTCAGGTTCGCTTGATGCATCAAATATGTTTAAACCAGCTTTGGCGAGGGGAGAGATACAATGCATTGGCGCAACCACTTTAGATGAATACCGCCAGTACATTGAAAAAGATGGTGCTTTGGACCGTCGTTTCCAGAAAGTAATGGTTGAGCCGGCTACACCGACTGAAACTATCGAGATACTGAACCGCATTAAGGATAAATATGAAGAACACCACGGTGTTACTTATACTCCTGAAGCTATCAATGCTTGCGTTAACTTAACCACCCGTTACATCACCGACAGGTTTTTACCGGACAAGGCTATCGACGCGCTTGATGAAGCCGGTTCACGTGTTCATTTAACCAATATCCACGTGCCTCAAAACATTTTAGATATTGAGCAAAAGATAGAGCAGATCAAGATTGAGAAAAACAAAGTTGTTCGCAGCCAGAAATATGAGGAAGCTGCTCAGCTACGTGATACCGAAAAGAATTTGTTAGTTGAACTTGACCAGGCAAAAGCTGTTTGGGAAGCCGAAACAAAATCAAAACGTTACACTGTAACCGAAGATAATGTTGCCGAAGTAGTATCCATGATGACTGGCATCCCTGTACAACGTGTAGGCCAGGCCGACAGTCAGAAACTGTTGCACATGAGCGATACTGTTGCCAGCAAGATCATTGGTCAGGATGAAGCTATCAAAAAGCTTACCCGTGCTATACAACGTACCCGTGCAGGTTTGAAAGATCCTAAAAAACCTATTGGTTCATTCATATTCTTAGGTCCTACCGGTGTTGGTAAAACCGAGCTTGCCAAAGAGCTTGCCCGCTTTATGTTTGACACTGAGGATGCTTTGATCCAGATTGATATGAGCGAGTACATGGAGAAATTCGCGGTATCCCGTTTAGTGGGCGCGCCTCCGGGCTACGTTGGTTACGAAGAAGGTGGTCAGTTAACTGAAAAAGTTCGTCGTAAACCTTATGCTGTAGTATTGTTGGATGAGATTGAAAAAGCTCACCCTGACGTATTCAATATCCTGTTGCAGGTGTTGGATGAAGGTCAGTTGACTGATTCATTAGGCCGCAAGGTTGATTTCAGGAATACCATCATCATCATGACATCAAACATCGGTGCCCGTCAGTTGAAAGACTTTGGTCAGGGTGTAGGTTTCAGCACCAATGCTAAAACTTTACAGGCCGAAAGCCACTCACGCGGTGTTATCGAAAACGCTTTGAAACGTGCTTTTGCACCTGAGTTCCTGAACCGTATTGATGATGTTATCGTATTTAACTCATTAGGTAAAGAAGAGATCTTCAAGATCATCGATATCGAGCTTGCTTACCTGTTTAGCCGTGTAAATGGCTTAGGTTTCAAAATTGAGCTTACCGAAGCTGCCAAAGAGTTTATTGCCGATAAAGGTTACGATTCGCAATTTGGGGCAAGACCGCTTAAACGCGCCATCCAGAAATACCTGGAAGACCCTATTGCCGAAGAGATCCTTAAAGGTGAATTAGCCGAAGGCGACGTAATGGTAGTTGATTTTGATACCGAAACCAAAGAGATCAAAATTACCGACAGGAAAGGCGAAAGCAAAAAACCCGAACAGGAAGAGCAAAAGTAATTTTGCAGTATTGTAAGTAATATTAAAACCCCGTTTCTTTTGGAACGGGGTTTTTTGTTTGTCTGAACTGGGATTTTATTGGATTTTTCGGATTAATCGGGATTTTTGTCTGAACTCGAAATTTTTGAATTTATTTAATTGCCTTTTCATTCTGATAATTCACTTAATTTGTTTAATTCGAGTTCAGACAATATTCTGTAAATCTTTTAATTCTGAAAATTCTGATTCAGACTCATTTCTTATCCACCACCGGCTCATAATCAACCGGCAACATTTCGGCAACGCGGCTGATGCCCCAATCTCCTTCATATACGATAGCATGTGGAGTGGCAATAATTCCGTTATTGTCAAAAAAAGCATGCGGCTCATCGAAGGAGACAATGGTTGTAGCATTATTAGGCATATTGAATGCCTGGAATGAATTGTTGGACGGATCTTGCGCCTTTTTCGTATACATAACATACAGGCAATCCGTATAGCCTATGGCAAATAAACCTTCCTGATCGGTAAGTTTAAAAAAGTCGGTCCTTTCTAAAGGTTTATTGACAAGGCTTTGCAGGTATTTATTATTTGGTCCGCCGTGATAATTGGGATTAGGTTTACGGATTAGGCGCATCACAACAAAGTTTTCTTCTGTAAGACTATCTTTGATTGCTGCCCGGTAAAAATGCATGCTCGAACCAAGATAGGCCAACTGCCGTTGCTTACGCCATTTGTTTTTTTGGTTTTCAGTTCCCTTCAGATCTTCGAAAGTAGAGATTCCTTCATAATATAATATAGCAATTGAGGGATTGTAATTAAAGTTGGTTAGCTTGTAACGGATACGGTAACCCAAAGCTTTGTTTTCAATTTCTAAAAAATCGTGTGAAGATGCTTTTAAGACATGGGTAACATTATCGTAATCAAAATCAAGTACATCTGAATTCAGGATTTTACATTTGGCGGCATTTTCCGAATTGCCTAAGAACTGCTGTCTGAAAATAGCATAATATTTTTCACGGTTAGGATCCGGCCTTATCTTTACTTCATTTAGCTGAAAAGTTTTTGGGATAATGCTGATGGTACCCAGGTTGATATTGGTACTGCCCGCCTGCAAACTATAGGTGTAGGTTTCATAACCTACTATAGATATAATGAAATCATACTTGCCGGGCTTTACATTGTTGAGAGTGAAAGTGCCGTCATCGGCTGTTTTATTGCCTACCTGGGCGTTATTTAAAAATACGCTGGCATTAGGCACAGGTTTGGTATCGGTCATGTTAATCACTTTGCCGGTAATTTTTACCTGGGCCATACAGTACGCAGGTATCAGTAACAATAAAAGCAACAAGGACTTACGCATGGTTAAAATTAAACTAAAATTTTAGTTTATTAATGCGACAGCGTGAAAAATTATCAGAAATTAAGATCGAAATAAAATAATTTAAAAAACGTTTAAACCTTCGAACAAATTTTTGTTCATACAGTTATAATAACTAACGCAATACTTTATGAAAAAAATCTTGACTTTAATTTGCTGCACTATTGTACTTGCTGCAACATCGTGTAAAAAAGAGTATGTAACTACCAGCCCAAGCGCCACTACTATTTTTGATACCACTCCAAATTTTGTGCTCGACAATAGTATTAACGGCTATACCACAACTTTAAATGTACCCGAAATTACTGACTACTATAACAATCACGGTGCTGTTTTGGTGTATTTGGAGGATAATGGTACCTATGAACAACTACCGGATGTATATGGGGGGATAAGTTACAGGTTTGTATATGAAACAGGCAAGCTATACATTGATGCTCAAAACTCCGATGGAAGCGTACCTACAGGGGCAGGTATCCCCGGGCCATTAAAACTAAAAATAGTTTTGGTACCGTAATTTAATTCAACTTAAAAAAGGGAGGTTTGTATTATGCAAAGCTCCCTTTTTATTTATCAGTAATATTGTAATTATTTGGCCATCTGGTCAATAACCGCCTGGGTTACACCTGTGAATGAGAACCCCCCATCGTGATAGAGGTTTTGCATGGTAACCATTTTAGTCAGATCGCTGAACAGGGTTACGCAGTAATCAGCGCACTGATCAGCATCAGCATTACCCAGCGGGCTCATCTTTTCAGCAAATTCAATGAAACCGTCAAAGCCTTTTACGCCCGAACCTGCAGTAG from Mucilaginibacter sp. SJ includes:
- a CDS encoding ATP-dependent Clp protease ATP-binding subunit → MEAKFSPRVKDVIQYSREEALRLGHDYIGTEHLLLGLIRDGDGVAIKLLKGLNVDTAKLRRAVEDAVKGTIGTNVHIGSIPLTKQAEKVLKITYLEAKIFKSDVIGTEHLLLSILRDEDNIASQILVQFNVNYEVFKGEVESHKNDVTDEMPGSPTGGDDDFKEEESFSQPKKVSDIKSKTPVLDNFGRDLTRAAEDGKLDPIVGREKEIERVSQILSRRKKNNPILIGEPGVGKSAIAEGLALRIVQRKVSRVLFNKRVVTLDLASLVAGTKYRGQFEERMKAVMNELEKSPDVILFIDEIHTIVGAGGASGSLDASNMFKPALARGEIQCIGATTLDEYRQYIEKDGALDRRFQKVMVEPATPTETIEILNRIKDKYEEHHGVTYTPEAINACVNLTTRYITDRFLPDKAIDALDEAGSRVHLTNIHVPQNILDIEQKIEQIKIEKNKVVRSQKYEEAAQLRDTEKNLLVELDQAKAVWEAETKSKRYTVTEDNVAEVVSMMTGIPVQRVGQADSQKLLHMSDTVASKIIGQDEAIKKLTRAIQRTRAGLKDPKKPIGSFIFLGPTGVGKTELAKELARFMFDTEDALIQIDMSEYMEKFAVSRLVGAPPGYVGYEEGGQLTEKVRRKPYAVVLLDEIEKAHPDVFNILLQVLDEGQLTDSLGRKVDFRNTIIIMTSNIGARQLKDFGQGVGFSTNAKTLQAESHSRGVIENALKRAFAPEFLNRIDDVIVFNSLGKEEIFKIIDIELAYLFSRVNGLGFKIELTEAAKEFIADKGYDSQFGARPLKRAIQKYLEDPIAEEILKGELAEGDVMVVDFDTETKEIKITDRKGESKKPEQEEQK
- a CDS encoding carboxypeptidase-like regulatory domain-containing protein, whose protein sequence is MRKSLLLLLLLIPAYCMAQVKITGKVINMTDTKPVPNASVFLNNAQVGNKTADDGTFTLNNVKPGKYDFIISIVGYETYTYSLQAGSTNINLGTISIIPKTFQLNEVKIRPDPNREKYYAIFRQQFLGNSENAAKCKILNSDVLDFDYDNVTHVLKASSHDFLEIENKALGYRIRYKLTNFNYNPSIAILYYEGISTFEDLKGTENQKNKWRKQRQLAYLGSSMHFYRAAIKDSLTEENFVVMRLIRKPNPNYHGGPNNKYLQSLVNKPLERTDFFKLTDQEGLFAIGYTDCLYVMYTKKAQDPSNNSFQAFNMPNNATTIVSFDEPHAFFDNNGIIATPHAIVYEGDWGISRVAEMLPVDYEPVVDKK